In Neorhizobium galegae, the following proteins share a genomic window:
- the pyrF gene encoding orotidine-5'-phosphate decarboxylase, with product MNARDRLIVGLDIPTIGEAEKMVATLGDTVSFYKIGYQLVFAGGLEFARDLAKDGKKVFLDMKLLDIDNTVAKGVENIVKMGMTMLTLHAYPKAMRAAVEAARGSDLCLLAVTVLTSMDETDLVDAGYEYDPHTLVLRRSEQALAAGMGGIVCSAEESAAVRKIVGPDMAIVTPGIRPAGSDAGDQKRVMTPSDALRAGSSHLVVGRPIVKAPDPKAAAQAILAEMQGAL from the coding sequence ATGAACGCTCGTGATCGCCTCATCGTAGGCCTCGATATTCCGACCATCGGCGAAGCCGAAAAGATGGTCGCCACGCTCGGTGACACTGTTTCCTTCTACAAGATCGGCTATCAGCTCGTGTTTGCCGGCGGTCTCGAATTTGCTCGCGATCTCGCGAAGGATGGCAAAAAAGTCTTCCTCGACATGAAGCTGCTCGACATCGACAACACGGTAGCCAAGGGCGTCGAGAACATCGTCAAGATGGGCATGACTATGCTCACCCTGCACGCCTATCCGAAGGCGATGCGCGCCGCGGTCGAGGCAGCCAGGGGTTCCGACCTCTGCCTGCTCGCGGTTACGGTCCTGACCTCGATGGACGAGACGGACCTCGTCGACGCCGGTTACGAATACGACCCGCACACCTTGGTTCTGCGCCGCTCGGAACAAGCCCTGGCGGCCGGCATGGGCGGCATCGTCTGCTCGGCCGAGGAATCGGCTGCGGTGCGCAAGATCGTCGGTCCTGACATGGCGATCGTCACGCCCGGCATCCGCCCTGCGGGTTCGGACGCAGGCGACCAGAAGCGGGTCATGACGCCTTCGGACGCATTGCGGGCCGGATCGAGCCATCTCGTCGTCGGCCGTCCGATCGTCAAGGCGCCGGATCCGAAGGCTGCGGCACAAGCCATCCTCGCCGAGATGCAGGGCGCGCTCTGA
- a CDS encoding histidine phosphatase family protein: protein MTFGLYITHPQVRIDPDVPVPQWGLSDVGAARAHEAAQSDWAKKLGRIISSDEVKAIETAGIIAAASGISIEIAHDTHENDRSATGFLPPPLFEDAANWFFAHPEESFKGWERAVDAQSRIVSAVTRILADHDPHMPIAFVGHGGVGTLLKCHLTGSPIARDRDQPGGGGNLFCFTLADRTVSCDWTPIEKWEGFQA, encoded by the coding sequence ATGACGTTCGGTCTCTACATCACCCATCCCCAGGTTCGTATCGATCCGGACGTTCCGGTGCCTCAATGGGGGCTTTCGGATGTCGGCGCTGCCCGCGCCCATGAGGCCGCACAGTCCGACTGGGCAAAAAAGCTCGGCCGGATCATCTCCAGCGACGAAGTGAAAGCGATAGAGACCGCCGGAATCATCGCTGCCGCCTCGGGGATTTCGATCGAGATCGCGCACGACACCCATGAGAACGACCGCTCGGCGACCGGTTTCCTGCCGCCGCCGCTGTTCGAGGACGCTGCGAACTGGTTTTTTGCCCATCCGGAAGAGAGCTTCAAAGGCTGGGAGCGCGCCGTGGACGCGCAGAGCCGCATCGTTTCGGCGGTCACCAGAATTCTCGCCGATCACGATCCACACATGCCGATCGCCTTCGTCGGGCATGGCGGCGTTGGAACGCTGTTGAAATGCCACCTCACCGGCTCGCCGATCGCCCGCGACCGGGACCAGCCGGGTGGCGGCGGAAATCTCTTCTGCTTCACCCTTGCGGATCGGACTGTCTCATGCGACTGGACGCCCATCGAAAAATGGGAAGGGTTCCAGGCATGA
- the pmtA gene encoding phospholipid N-methyltransferase PmtA — protein sequence MELRLKERLGRKFDDEIRFFKGWIDGPKRVGAICPTSSVTAKRMASVIDTASGLPVLELGPGTGIITKAILKHGVSPENLVSVEYSTDFFQHLLRTYPGVNFINGDAFDLKRTLGAWKDKTFDSVVSAIPLLSFPMERRIAMLEDLLDRIPAGRPVMQITYGPVSPIIAQPDRYRIKHYDFVVRNIPPAQLWTYSRG from the coding sequence ATGGAACTGCGCTTGAAGGAACGGCTCGGCCGCAAGTTCGATGATGAGATCCGGTTCTTCAAGGGTTGGATCGACGGCCCGAAACGGGTCGGCGCGATCTGCCCCACCTCCTCCGTCACCGCCAAACGCATGGCAAGCGTCATCGACACGGCCTCGGGCCTGCCTGTGCTCGAACTCGGACCCGGCACCGGCATCATCACCAAGGCGATCCTGAAGCACGGCGTCTCGCCGGAAAACCTGGTCTCGGTCGAATATTCGACCGATTTCTTTCAGCATCTCCTCCGCACCTATCCGGGTGTGAACTTCATCAACGGCGACGCCTTCGACCTGAAGCGCACGCTCGGCGCCTGGAAGGACAAGACCTTCGACAGCGTCGTTTCGGCGATCCCGCTTTTGAGTTTCCCGATGGAGCGCCGTATCGCGATGCTCGAAGACCTGCTCGACCGCATCCCGGCCGGCCGGCCGGTGATGCAGATCACCTACGGTCCCGTCTCGCCGATCATCGCCCAGCCCGACCGTTACCGGATCAAGCATTACGACTTCGTGGTCCGCAATATTCCGCCTGCGCAGCTCTGGACCTATAGCCGCGGCTGA
- the dnaN gene encoding DNA polymerase III subunit beta — protein MRITLERSNLLKSLNHVHRVVERRNTIPILSNVLMRASGASLDLKATDLDLEITEVLPAMVETAGATTVPAHLLYEIVRKLPDGSEVLLATNPDGGSMTVQSGRSKFSLQCLPESDFPDLTAGSFTHTFKLKATDLKMLIDRTQFAISTEETRYYLNGIFFHTIEADGDLKLRAVATDGHRLARADVQAPSGSEGMPGIIIPRKTVGELQKLVDDPEAAVTVEVSDAKIRVTIGSVVMTSKLIDGTFPDYQRVIPTGNDKEMRVDCQSFTRAVDRVSTISSERGRAVKLSLTDGQLMLTVNNPDSGSATEEVAVGYDNDPMEIGFNAKYLLDITAQLSGDDAIFMLADAGSPTLVRDTAGDDALYVLMPMRV, from the coding sequence ATGCGTATTACTCTTGAGCGGTCCAACCTTCTGAAGTCGCTGAACCACGTGCATCGCGTGGTGGAGCGGCGGAACACGATCCCGATCCTTTCCAACGTGCTGATGCGCGCGTCCGGCGCCAGTCTCGATCTGAAGGCGACCGACCTCGATCTCGAAATCACCGAGGTCCTGCCGGCTATGGTCGAGACTGCCGGAGCCACGACGGTTCCGGCGCACCTGCTTTATGAAATCGTCCGCAAGCTGCCGGACGGTTCCGAGGTGCTGCTCGCCACCAACCCGGACGGCGGCTCGATGACAGTGCAATCCGGCCGGTCGAAATTCTCTCTGCAGTGCCTGCCGGAATCGGACTTCCCGGATCTCACCGCCGGCAGCTTCACGCATACGTTCAAGCTGAAGGCGACCGATCTGAAAATGCTGATCGACCGCACCCAGTTCGCGATCTCCACCGAGGAGACCCGCTACTACCTGAACGGCATCTTCTTCCACACGATCGAAGCCGACGGGGACCTGAAGCTTCGCGCGGTCGCGACCGATGGTCACCGTCTGGCGCGCGCCGATGTGCAGGCACCGTCGGGCTCGGAAGGAATGCCGGGCATCATCATTCCCCGCAAGACGGTCGGCGAGCTGCAGAAACTGGTCGACGATCCGGAAGCGGCTGTCACGGTCGAGGTTTCCGATGCCAAGATCCGCGTCACAATCGGCTCGGTCGTGATGACATCGAAGCTGATCGACGGCACTTTCCCGGATTACCAGCGGGTCATCCCGACCGGCAACGACAAGGAAATGCGCGTCGATTGCCAGAGCTTTACCAGGGCCGTCGACCGCGTCTCGACCATTTCCTCCGAACGCGGCCGAGCCGTAAAACTGTCGCTGACCGACGGCCAGCTGATGCTGACCGTCAATAATCCGGATTCGGGCAGCGCCACGGAAGAGGTTGCGGTCGGTTACGACAACGATCCGATGGAAATCGGCTTCAATGCCAAATACCTGCTCGACATTACCGCCCAGCTTTCGGGTGACGACGCAATCTTCATGCTGGCGGATGCCGGTTCTCCGACATTGGTGCGCGACACGGCGGGCGACGATGCGCTCTATGTGTTGATGCCGATGCGGGTTTAA
- the rsmI gene encoding 16S rRNA (cytidine(1402)-2'-O)-methyltransferase: MTDDLKSSQRGYRVANTFVPARPLEPALYLVATPIGNLGDITLRALETLSGADVLACEDTRVTRVLLDRYGIVNRPYAYHEHNSDEVGPKLIAALEEGKSVALVSDAGTPLVSDPGYRLGQMAIEAGHKVVPIPGASAPLAALVGSGMPSDAFLFAGFLPVKDKGRRDRLAELSKVPATLIFFESPHRIGATLGAAAEVLGTGRRAAVCRELTKTFEEFRRGTLEELAAYYNGDRVVKGEIVLLVAPPEAEEPPGEIEVDALLRQLASAMPAAKAAAEAARVTGLPRKDLYQRLLDLKGEAGGGE, translated from the coding sequence TTGACCGATGACCTGAAGAGCAGCCAACGCGGCTATCGCGTCGCCAACACTTTCGTGCCTGCGCGGCCGCTGGAGCCGGCGCTTTATCTGGTCGCAACCCCGATCGGCAATCTCGGCGACATCACGCTGCGGGCGCTCGAAACGCTCTCCGGCGCCGATGTGCTGGCCTGCGAGGATACTCGCGTAACCCGCGTGCTGCTCGACCGCTACGGCATCGTCAACCGACCCTACGCCTATCACGAGCACAATTCCGACGAGGTCGGGCCGAAGCTCATCGCGGCGCTGGAAGAGGGGAAATCGGTGGCGCTGGTCTCCGATGCCGGCACCCCCTTGGTTTCCGATCCCGGCTACCGGCTCGGCCAGATGGCGATCGAGGCCGGCCACAAGGTCGTGCCGATCCCCGGCGCCTCGGCGCCGCTCGCGGCCCTTGTCGGTTCCGGCATGCCGTCCGATGCGTTCCTGTTCGCTGGCTTCCTCCCGGTCAAGGACAAGGGTCGGCGGGACCGGCTGGCCGAGCTTTCGAAAGTGCCGGCGACATTGATCTTCTTTGAATCGCCGCATCGCATCGGCGCAACGCTTGGCGCCGCCGCCGAAGTGCTCGGGACCGGCCGGCGTGCGGCGGTCTGCCGCGAATTGACGAAGACGTTCGAGGAGTTCCGCCGCGGCACGCTGGAGGAGCTTGCCGCCTACTATAATGGCGATCGCGTCGTTAAGGGGGAGATCGTGCTGCTCGTGGCGCCGCCGGAGGCCGAGGAGCCTCCCGGCGAGATCGAGGTTGACGCGCTGTTGCGCCAGTTGGCCTCTGCAATGCCGGCCGCCAAGGCCGCCGCCGAAGCTGCCCGCGTGACGGGACTTCCGCGCAAGGACCTCTATCAGCGGCTTCTGGACCTGAAAGGCGAGGCAGGTGGCGGAGAGTGA
- a CDS encoding YraN family protein, which yields MAESDPGLKRRKAERQKAQRWGHVSEYLAALYLFAKGYKVLAIRYRTRLGEIDLIVRKGDLVAFVEVKARIGEQEAIDAVGFSTQRRIRAASDLWLSKRQDAARLSQRYDVVAVLPGRLPRHFANAF from the coding sequence GTGGCGGAGAGTGACCCAGGCTTGAAACGCCGCAAAGCCGAGCGGCAGAAGGCTCAGCGATGGGGCCATGTCTCGGAATATCTCGCCGCGCTTTATCTCTTTGCCAAAGGCTACAAGGTTCTGGCGATCCGCTACCGTACTAGGCTCGGCGAGATCGATCTCATCGTCCGCAAGGGTGATCTGGTGGCCTTTGTCGAGGTGAAGGCGCGGATCGGCGAGCAGGAGGCGATCGACGCCGTCGGTTTTTCGACACAGAGGCGCATTCGGGCCGCAAGCGATCTCTGGCTTTCGAAGCGGCAGGATGCCGCAAGGCTATCACAACGTTACGACGTGGTCGCGGTGCTTCCGGGCCGTCTGCCGCGGCATTTTGCGAACGCTTTCTGA
- the ugpB gene encoding sn-glycerol-3-phosphate ABC transporter substrate-binding protein UgpB codes for MFKKLSMAAIAVALSATSSLAATEVTWWHAMGGELGKKLEEIAQKFNESQSDYKVVPVYKGSYPETLTAAIAAFRAGQQPAIVQVFEVGTGTMMAAKGAVYPVYKLMADEGEPFDTKTFLSPVTGYYSDTKGNILSLPFNSSTPIMYYNKDVFKKAGLDPEVAPKTWKEVEEFSRKIVSSGAAKCGLTSAWITWVQTENLSALHDKPFGTLENGFGGVKSEFTFNGPLQVKHWANLKKWQDEGLFKYGGPVGGDQAATMFYSQECAITMNSSAGRAGVINNAKTFTPGFAPLPYYDDEIKEPKNSIIGGATLWVLNGKEKATYKGVAKFFSYLSKPEVQADWHQFTGYLPITNAAYDLGQKQGYYAKNPGSDIAIKQITRGTPSENSKGVRFGNFTQVRTIVDEEFQALLANKKDAKQSLDSAVQRGNALLREFEAANSN; via the coding sequence ATGTTCAAAAAGCTTTCGATGGCCGCGATCGCGGTCGCTCTGTCCGCGACCTCGTCGCTTGCTGCGACCGAAGTCACCTGGTGGCATGCCATGGGCGGCGAGCTCGGTAAGAAGCTCGAAGAGATCGCTCAGAAGTTCAACGAGAGCCAGAGCGACTACAAGGTCGTTCCAGTCTACAAGGGAAGCTATCCGGAAACGTTGACCGCCGCCATCGCCGCGTTCCGTGCCGGCCAGCAGCCGGCCATCGTCCAGGTCTTCGAAGTCGGTACCGGCACGATGATGGCCGCCAAGGGCGCCGTCTACCCGGTCTACAAGCTGATGGCCGACGAAGGCGAACCCTTCGACACCAAGACATTCCTGTCTCCGGTCACCGGCTACTATTCCGATACGAAGGGCAACATCCTGTCGCTGCCCTTCAATTCCTCCACGCCGATCATGTACTATAACAAGGACGTCTTCAAAAAGGCTGGCCTTGATCCGGAGGTTGCCCCGAAGACCTGGAAGGAAGTCGAGGAATTCTCGAGGAAGATCGTTTCCTCCGGCGCTGCCAAGTGCGGCCTCACCTCGGCCTGGATCACCTGGGTCCAGACCGAAAACCTTTCGGCGCTGCATGACAAGCCTTTCGGCACCCTGGAGAACGGTTTCGGCGGTGTGAAGTCCGAATTCACCTTCAACGGTCCTCTGCAGGTCAAGCACTGGGCAAACCTGAAGAAGTGGCAGGACGAAGGCCTGTTCAAGTATGGCGGTCCCGTCGGCGGCGACCAGGCGGCGACCATGTTCTATTCCCAGGAATGCGCCATCACGATGAACTCCTCCGCAGGCCGCGCCGGGGTCATCAACAACGCCAAGACCTTCACGCCGGGCTTCGCTCCGCTGCCTTATTACGACGACGAGATCAAGGAGCCGAAGAACTCCATCATCGGCGGTGCCACCCTCTGGGTGCTGAACGGCAAGGAAAAGGCGACCTACAAGGGTGTAGCCAAGTTCTTCAGCTATCTCTCCAAGCCGGAAGTCCAGGCCGATTGGCACCAGTTCACCGGCTACCTGCCGATCACCAATGCCGCATATGATCTCGGCCAGAAGCAGGGTTATTACGCAAAGAACCCGGGCTCCGACATCGCCATCAAGCAGATCACCCGCGGTACTCCCTCGGAAAATTCGAAGGGCGTGCGGTTCGGCAACTTCACCCAGGTCCGCACCATTGTCGACGAAGAGTTCCAGGCGCTCCTCGCCAACAAGAAGGACGCCAAGCAGTCGCTCGACAGCGCGGTGCAGCGCGGCAATGCGCTTCTGCGTGAATTCGAGGCTGCCAACTCGAACTGA
- the ugpA gene encoding sn-glycerol-3-phosphate ABC transporter permease UgpA, producing the protein MDTKRTTFNNRLLPYLLLAPQLAITLVFFIWPAAQAVKSSFEREDPFGFSTVFVGLTHYRRLFEDPNYLDALWRTAVFAVSVTILSMMLGLAFAAAVDRLARSAKIYTTLLVWPYAVAPVVAGVLWWFLFNTSTGLLPFFLERIGIRWDHDLNGTHAMILIIIAAAWKQISYNFLFFLAGLQSVPQSLIEAAAIDGSGPVRRFFTISLPLLSPTTFFLFIINVNYTMFDTFPIVDATTGGGPAQATTTLVYKVYQDGYVGLNIGSSSAQSVLLMLIVMLLTFVQFRFVERRVQY; encoded by the coding sequence GTGGATACCAAGAGAACAACCTTCAACAACCGCCTGCTGCCCTATCTGCTGCTCGCGCCCCAGCTCGCTATCACGCTCGTCTTCTTCATCTGGCCTGCCGCGCAGGCAGTGAAATCCTCCTTCGAGCGGGAAGATCCTTTTGGCTTCTCGACCGTTTTCGTCGGATTGACCCATTATCGGCGGCTGTTTGAGGACCCGAACTATCTGGATGCTCTCTGGCGCACCGCCGTATTCGCGGTATCCGTAACCATCCTTTCGATGATGCTCGGCCTTGCATTCGCGGCTGCGGTCGACCGCCTGGCGCGGTCCGCGAAAATCTATACCACCCTGCTTGTCTGGCCTTATGCCGTCGCACCCGTTGTGGCGGGCGTCCTGTGGTGGTTTCTCTTCAATACATCCACGGGCCTGTTGCCCTTTTTCCTGGAGCGCATCGGCATTCGCTGGGACCATGATCTCAACGGCACGCATGCCATGATCCTGATCATCATCGCGGCAGCCTGGAAGCAGATCTCCTACAACTTCCTTTTCTTTCTGGCCGGGTTGCAGTCGGTGCCGCAGTCGCTGATCGAGGCAGCCGCCATCGACGGTTCAGGCCCGGTGAGGCGCTTCTTCACCATCTCTCTGCCGCTTCTGTCTCCGACGACGTTTTTCCTGTTCATCATCAACGTGAACTACACGATGTTCGATACCTTCCCGATCGTGGATGCCACGACGGGCGGCGGGCCCGCCCAGGCGACGACCACGCTCGTCTACAAGGTCTATCAGGACGGTTACGTTGGTCTCAACATCGGTTCGTCCTCGGCGCAGTCGGTATTGCTGATGTTGATCGTGATGCTGCTGACCTTCGTCCAGTTCCGCTTCGTCGAACGCCGCGTCCAGTATTGA
- the ugpE gene encoding sn-glycerol-3-phosphate ABC transporter permease UgpE has protein sequence MVENRPFLTFLTHAFLILGFLMVALPVYVAIVASTHDISTLMSGPVPLLPGSHLIENYSTILTSASAAHGLPNYSHMALNSLIMALAITAGKIAISILSAFAIVYFRFPFRLLAFWIIFVTLMLPVEVRIMPTYKIVADLGMLNSWAGLTVPLIASATATFLFRQFFMTVPDELLEAARVDGAGPMKFFRDILLPLSRTNIGALCVILFIYGWVQYLWPLLVTTDPGYYTLMMGMKRMVTVQDGVIEWQLVMAGSVLAMLPPILVVVFMQRLFIRGLTETEK, from the coding sequence ATGGTTGAAAATCGCCCCTTCCTGACCTTCCTCACCCACGCTTTCCTGATCCTGGGATTTCTGATGGTCGCGCTGCCGGTCTATGTCGCGATCGTGGCATCGACCCACGACATCTCGACGCTGATGAGCGGGCCTGTCCCACTTCTGCCGGGCTCGCATCTCATCGAGAACTATTCGACCATTCTGACGAGCGCCTCTGCGGCTCACGGCCTGCCCAATTATTCGCATATGGCGCTGAACTCTCTGATCATGGCGTTGGCGATTACGGCCGGAAAAATTGCCATCTCGATCCTTTCCGCCTTCGCCATCGTCTATTTCCGGTTTCCTTTCCGGCTGCTGGCCTTCTGGATCATCTTCGTGACCCTGATGCTGCCGGTCGAGGTGCGCATCATGCCGACATACAAGATCGTCGCCGACCTCGGCATGCTGAATTCGTGGGCCGGCCTGACTGTCCCCCTGATCGCATCGGCCACGGCGACGTTCCTGTTCCGCCAGTTCTTCATGACGGTCCCCGACGAGCTTCTGGAAGCGGCCCGTGTGGACGGAGCAGGCCCAATGAAGTTCTTCCGGGACATTCTGCTGCCGCTCTCACGCACCAATATCGGCGCTCTATGCGTCATCCTCTTCATCTATGGCTGGGTTCAGTACCTCTGGCCGCTCCTGGTGACCACCGACCCCGGCTATTACACGCTGATGATGGGGATGAAGCGCATGGTCACCGTGCAGGACGGCGTCATCGAGTGGCAACTGGTCATGGCAGGTTCCGTTCTCGCCATGCTTCCCCCCATCCTCGTCGTGGTTTTCATGCAGCGGTTGTTCATCCGCGGGCTCACTGAAACGGAGAAATAA
- a CDS encoding sn-glycerol-3-phosphate import ATP-binding protein UgpC, translating into MAGIHISEVSKIYTGGVKAVSSVSIDIADGEFIVLVGPSGCGKSTLLRMVAGLEAISAGEVKIAGRVVNEIEPAERDIAMVFQNYALYPHMTVYNNLAYGLKNRGTPKAEIDARVAEAARMLEITQYLERKPRALSGGQRQRVAMGRAIVRKPAAFLFDEPLSNLDAKLRVSMRGEIKRLQRRLGTTSIYVTHDQLEAMTLADRLVVLNGGQIEQIGAPLEVYHAPASTFVASFIGSPAMNLVKGELHGDKLAIGPAMVALNGFAPTSGAVTVGVRAEDLRIARDDEEALPFRLEYTEELGAQRLIHGTVGDQQITAAVSPEIALSPEMRVAVDARRLHFFSIETGKRLPGHVPAEAKLAPVEPVI; encoded by the coding sequence ATGGCTGGAATTCACATTTCGGAAGTTTCGAAGATCTATACCGGCGGCGTAAAGGCGGTAAGCTCCGTCTCCATCGACATAGCCGACGGCGAGTTCATCGTCCTTGTCGGTCCGTCTGGCTGCGGAAAGTCCACGCTGTTGCGCATGGTTGCGGGGCTGGAAGCCATTTCCGCGGGCGAGGTGAAAATCGCCGGCCGGGTCGTCAACGAGATCGAGCCGGCCGAGCGCGATATCGCCATGGTGTTCCAGAATTATGCGCTCTATCCGCATATGACGGTGTATAACAACCTGGCCTACGGTCTGAAGAACCGTGGTACGCCGAAGGCCGAGATCGACGCGCGCGTCGCCGAAGCCGCCCGCATGTTGGAGATCACCCAGTATCTGGAGCGCAAGCCCCGCGCACTTTCCGGCGGCCAGCGCCAGCGTGTTGCCATGGGCCGCGCCATTGTCCGCAAGCCGGCAGCCTTCCTGTTCGACGAGCCGCTCTCCAATCTCGACGCCAAGCTGCGCGTTTCCATGCGCGGCGAGATCAAGCGTCTGCAGCGCCGCCTTGGTACCACGTCGATCTACGTCACCCACGACCAGCTCGAAGCCATGACGCTGGCCGACCGCTTGGTCGTTCTGAACGGCGGCCAGATCGAGCAGATCGGTGCACCGCTGGAAGTCTACCACGCGCCGGCCTCCACCTTCGTTGCAAGCTTCATCGGCTCGCCGGCCATGAACCTCGTCAAGGGCGAGCTGCATGGCGACAAGCTGGCGATCGGCCCGGCGATGGTCGCCCTCAACGGTTTCGCGCCGACCTCCGGTGCCGTCACCGTCGGCGTCCGCGCCGAGGATCTGCGCATCGCCCGCGACGACGAGGAGGCTCTGCCCTTCCGACTCGAATATACCGAGGAACTGGGTGCCCAGCGCCTGATCCACGGCACCGTCGGCGATCAGCAGATCACCGCGGCCGTTTCGCCGGAGATTGCGCTTTCCCCGGAAATGCGCGTCGCCGTCGACGCCAGGCGCCTGCATTTCTTCTCGATCGAAACGGGCAAGCGCCTGCCGGGCCACGTTCCGGCCGAGGCAAAGCTCGCGCCGGTCGAACCGGTTATCTGA
- a CDS encoding cupin domain-containing protein: MSWHVLAATAAAIAFRSKSYAPEKPKVKPFIGACPHSLEMKPMPIEPTWVIAGDPQARAGSHSTAEDDCATTGVWECTAGEFRWYFHWDETVVILEGEVHVTAEDGTQRVLQAGDVAYFKGRTWATWRIDKYLKKVAFIRRPFPKPIAMLFRLRNMLRAKTQVGISA, from the coding sequence ATGAGTTGGCACGTCCTCGCCGCGACCGCAGCGGCAATTGCATTTCGGTCAAAGTCCTATGCACCCGAGAAGCCGAAGGTGAAGCCGTTTATCGGCGCCTGTCCGCATTCTCTCGAAATGAAGCCGATGCCGATCGAGCCCACCTGGGTCATCGCCGGCGATCCGCAGGCGCGTGCCGGTTCTCATTCCACCGCCGAGGACGATTGCGCGACGACCGGTGTATGGGAATGTACGGCGGGCGAGTTCCGCTGGTACTTCCATTGGGACGAAACAGTGGTGATCCTTGAGGGCGAAGTGCATGTGACTGCCGAAGACGGCACGCAGCGCGTTCTCCAGGCAGGCGATGTCGCCTATTTCAAGGGCCGGACCTGGGCCACCTGGCGCATCGACAAATATCTGAAGAAGGTCGCCTTCATCCGCCGGCCTTTCCCGAAGCCGATCGCCATGCTTTTCCGCCTGCGCAACATGTTGCGGGCAAAGACGCAGGTCGGCATCTCCGCGTGA
- the gshB gene encoding glutathione synthase, whose product MAKIRKVAFQMDHISGISIAGDSTFAMALEAQARGFELFHYTPDRLTMRDGKIFAAVEPLQVRDVKGDHFTLGEKERVDLSVMDVVHLRQDPPFDMGYITSTHLLERIHPKTLVVNDPAWVRNSPEKIFVTEFADLMPATLISRDPGEIARFREEMGDIILKPLYGNGGAGVFHSARDDRNFTSLLEMFGQMYRGEPYIAQAYLPAVRKGDKRILLVDGEPVGAINRVPAEHDSRSNMHVGGRAEATEITPREKEICSRIGPALRERGFIFVGIDVIGDYMTEINVTSPTGIREVKKFGGADVAGLLWDAIEAKRA is encoded by the coding sequence ATGGCGAAAATCCGCAAGGTCGCGTTCCAGATGGACCATATCTCCGGCATCAGCATTGCCGGCGACTCCACTTTTGCCATGGCGCTCGAAGCGCAGGCGCGTGGCTTCGAACTGTTTCACTACACTCCCGACCGCCTGACCATGCGTGACGGCAAGATCTTCGCCGCTGTCGAACCGTTGCAGGTGCGCGACGTCAAAGGCGATCACTTCACGCTCGGGGAGAAGGAACGCGTCGACCTGTCGGTGATGGACGTCGTCCATCTCCGCCAGGATCCGCCCTTCGACATGGGTTATATCACCTCGACGCATCTGCTCGAGCGCATCCACCCGAAGACGCTTGTCGTCAATGACCCGGCCTGGGTGCGCAACTCGCCGGAAAAGATTTTCGTCACCGAATTCGCCGACCTCATGCCGGCAACGCTGATCAGCCGCGATCCGGGCGAAATCGCCCGCTTCCGGGAAGAGATGGGCGATATCATCCTGAAGCCGCTCTACGGCAATGGCGGCGCCGGGGTTTTCCATTCCGCCCGTGACGACCGCAATTTCACGTCGCTGCTCGAAATGTTCGGCCAGATGTATCGCGGCGAACCCTATATCGCCCAGGCCTATCTGCCGGCCGTGCGCAAGGGCGACAAGCGCATCCTGCTGGTGGACGGCGAGCCGGTCGGCGCGATCAACCGGGTTCCCGCCGAACACGACAGCCGCTCCAACATGCATGTCGGCGGCCGTGCCGAGGCAACCGAGATCACGCCGCGCGAGAAGGAAATCTGCTCCCGTATCGGACCCGCCCTGCGCGAGCGCGGCTTCATCTTCGTCGGCATCGATGTCATCGGCGATTACATGACCGAGATCAACGTCACATCCCCGACGGGCATCCGCGAAGTCAAGAAGTTCGGCGGTGCCGACGTCGCAGGCCTCCTCTGGGATGCAATCGAGGCAAAACGCGCCTGA